In Sporichthyaceae bacterium, the DNA window TCGCGCCGCCGGGTGCGGGTAAGACGGTGATCGCCTGTGCGATTATCGGGGCCCGGGCCGTCTCGACGCTGATCCTCGTCGACCACAAGTCGCTGGCCGACCAGTGGCGGATGCGGATCGCTGATCTGCTGGGCGTCAAGCCGGGGCAGCTCGGCGGAGGCCGGAAACGAACTCGAGGCGAGATCGACATCATCACCCTGCAGACGCTGGCCCGCCGTGAAGACGTCTCGGACCTGACGAGTGGTTACGGACTGGTGGTTGTCGACGAGTGCCATCACGTACCGGCGGCTGCGTTCGATATGGCGGTCCGTCAGATACCGGCGCGCAGCTGGCTCGGGCTGACCGCCACCCCTTACCGGCGCGACCAACTCGATGAGCTGATCTGGTGGCAACTCGGCCCCGTCCGGCACGAGATCGTCCCGGCCGAAGCGGGGACCTTGGATGAGGCACGCGAGGTGCCCAGACCCACGCCTGTGCTCCGCGTCCACCCCACCTCGTTCCGGTACGGCGGGGACGCCGATCCGTCAGCGCCGGGTGGGATCGCGGCGATCTACCGTGACCTGGTCTCTGATACGACGCGGGTCGTCCAAGTCGTCGACGACGTCGTGGAGGCCCTCGCCCGGGACCGCAACTGCCTGGTGCTGACGCAGTGGAAGTCGCACGTCGAGGTGCTCGCCGCGGAAATGCGCTGTCGCGGGCACGACCCGACGATTCTCGTCGGGGGGATGGGCGCAAAGGCCCGTGCCGCGGCTCTGGACCGTCTTGCTCCCCGAGAGGCCGGCCCGCCGCTCCTGGTAATCGCAACTGGTCCCTACGTCGGCGAGGGCTTTGACTGTCCCGCCCTGGACACCTTGTTCCTCGCCGCACCGATCACGTTCAAGGGCCGCCTCGTCCAATACGTCGGGCGCGTCCTACGACCCCACCCCGGCAAGGCCACCGCCGAGGTGCACGACTACCACGACGTCGAGACCGGCGTGCTGGCCTCCTCGCTGGCCAAACGCGCCCCCGGCTACACCAGCCTCGGGTTCGCCGACCCGCGACGTCTGCGGTCCTGAACTCCTTTCGCGCTCGGCACCCAGGCGGCGCACCCCAGAAACTCAAGAAGGCGAGCGCCGCTTTTCCGCGGCGGCTGTGAACTGTTGCTGTGGTCGACTCTGGTGCCTCCGGGCAGATTCGAACTGCCGCCACCGTTTTAGGAGCACGGTCGACAACGTCGACTCTCGTCCACTGCAGGCGACTGTGCCCTGCGACGCCTCGACCCTGTTTGACTGTGGATGCTGTGGTCAACGCAGTTTCATGCCCACGGCCATGGCCACGCGGGAGTGCGGGACCCGACCATCCCGGTACTGGACCGCATCGCGAAGGCGCTGGGTAGTGAGCTGATCTTGGCGCTCGCCCCGAACGCCGCCTGACTCGAACGGTCCGGACGTCGAACAGGTGGACCTGGAGGACGAGGTCCGCGAGTCGCGGTCGCTCGTGCAGAAGCTCCGGGAGGAGAACGGGGGCCTCACCCGGCTCCTCGGACACGCCGCCTGGGGAGCACACAGTCACCAAGCGCCCGTCAGCCCCGGACCGGTGGTGTGACCGGCCGGGGCCAAAGGCTCCGGGCGAGCTAGGAGAGCCCGGCAGAGTGAGCGCCGTACTGGGCCTGGGCGAGCGTGTAGCCGTCACCGGCGCTGCTGGACAACTGCTGCACCAGTCCGTTGTAGGAGAACGACGAGATCGACAGGTATTGCTTGGCCGCCTGCGCCGCCTCGGTGTCCCAGTTCGCGCCGGAGTTGTCGGCGGCGAAGGTTGCGTCGGCCACTGAGTACCCGTCGCCCGCGGCGCTGCTCAACTGCTGGATCAGTCCCTTGCGGCTGAAGGCGCTGATCGACAGGTATTGCTTGGCCGACCCCAGCGCGTTCTTCTCGCCGGTTGTCATCGACGGCGTGGTGACGGCGGAGGTGGCGGGCGCGGCCTGCACGGACTGGCTGGTCGATCCGGCGTCACCGGTGGCCGGCGCGGTGGAGGCGGTGGGCTTGACGTGCGAGCCCCCGGCTCCGGAAATGCCGCCGCCGATCGCGCCAACCACGAACAACGCCCCGATCCCGGTGAGGATCTTGTGGCGCCCGAACCAGTTCCGCTGCGCCTTGGCGTAGGCCTTGGCGGCGGCAGCCTGGGCCTTGGCGTCCTGCTTGCTGAACTGCGGCACCTGCGGGGCGTCGAGGGACATACATTTCCTTTCGGTCAACGGTTCCGGGGCGGTTCCCCTTTGCACCCTCAGACGGGAGTTGTCCGGTTCCGGTTGCGTACGTCCGGTTGGTCCTGGTCGACCGAAGGGCTGATCTTGATCTCGCCCCTCGGCTATGGATCGCCGGCCCCCTAGGTTTCGGCGCCCGCCGGTCGGCACTTGACGCCCGCCGAGCAAAACCTGGCTCACATCGCCCGATCGGCCACTCGCTTGGGCTGTTCAGCTCTGCCGGGTGTGACCGGTTCGCCCCCTACCTTCGCCCCGTGGCCGTTGCACCACTCTTTGGCCGGGGATCGTTCATCTGTGCCGCTGCCATCTGGCGGCCGTTGGGTCCCATGTGCCGCGCGGGATGGTCCGATCGAGGACGGGTTGCACGCAGGTGGCCAGCAACGCGATCGCGGCGCCGGGGTCGTGGAGGTCGCGCGGTAGAGGGCTGTCTGCCGCCGCGCTGCGGTACCCGGTCGTCCAGGCGCTACCGGGCAGGGTGATCTCGGCCGGTAGATCGACGTGGCGGCGGAGGGCTTCATCGGTCACCGCCTGCCGAAGTTCACGCGCGTCGAGGGTGACCTGACGTAGGACCAGGACGATGTCGACCAGGTCGCGGTAGCGGGTGGACGGGGCGGCGGCTTCGCCGTAGCGGGCGTACATCGCGCAGATCTTGTCCGCCAGTTGGTCGTGCACCGGGTACAGGCGCAGCTGCGGCATCTCGGGTAGGCCGGGCAGGTCGAGCACGTGCGAAGGGCGCACGTGCTCGGTGCCGGCGACCGGGCGCAGGTGCAGGGTCAGGTCGACGGTGAACCGGTCCAGCACGGTCGCGCCCACGTAGGCAGCGAACCTTAGGTCGGCAGCGTCGTCGCTGATGGGACGGGAGGACTCGAGCACGAATCGCAGCCGGTCCAGGGCGGTCGTGTCCAGGGCGGCGGTGAGCTCGGCGAGCGCCTCCGGAAGTTCGGTGTGCCGCCCCGGGTGGTAGAGGTCCACCTCGCGACTGTGTCGGGCATCGGGCAGCCGGGCGAGCATCGCCGCCCCGCCCTTGAGGACCCATGGTGCATCGGGGTCGGCGAACACGCGAGCGAGGAAGCGCTGAAAGGCGAACTCCCGGCGCACTTGGTTGACCGGTCGCCCGCAGCGCTGGGCCTGGGTGCGCAGCCGGTCGGCCACCGCGCGGCGGAACGCCTCATCGCTGGCGTAGGTGTCCTGACGGTCCGTCATGCAATTGGTCCGACGCTCTGTTCGGCCCTGCGGGCACCGACCAGGGCGACCACGGCGGTCAGTCCGGAAGGAACGCCTGCCTTCACAAGCAGGCGGTGCAGTAGTTCGGTCCCGTCGCCGAGTGGTGCCCCGTAGGTATGGGCGTGGGGACGCAGCGCGGCCGCGACGTCGTCGGGGTGGGCGCCGCCGTCGAGCACTGCGTCGCGCACTATCCCGGCGAGGTGATCACCGTCGAGGTGGGCGGCGGCGAGGTCGCCGATAGTGATCCTCGGTGTGGTCACCGGCAGCCCGCCGCGGATCGTCCAGTCCTTCCGGCCGAGCACGCGGCGATGGAACCGGACGTCTGGTCTGCGCGACTGGCGGCGGATGCGCACGGTGAAGTCGTGCCGGTCAGCGTCGAGGTTCCCGTAGCCGAACAGCACTGCAGCCGAGCGATCTGACACCACGTCAGGTGTCTGGTCGGCGAGCCGTTGTCCGACGGTTCGTTCGGGGTCGAGGGCCAGCCACGCGGCCCGCAGGTCGTCGAGCGGGTCGGCGGGTGAACCGGCTAGCCGGTACACCCCGTGGGCCAGTCGTTCCAGGGTCCCGTTGCGGGCGAGCTTCGCCACCGACTGCGGACTGACCCCGACCGCCCCTGCCTGGGCCGTGGTCACCAGCCCCCACTGACTCGCCGCGACGTCAGCAAGGCGAAGTATCGAAATCGCCGGCCTCGCCTCCTCGTGCTGCAATCATCAACCTAGAGGATATTATTGCAGCGTGTAAGGCGATTATCGAAGCTGTCTTTGCCGTCGAGCTGAGAACCTGGGCGACCAGGGAGGCTACTGAGACGCCCCACAGCAGTCCATGAGCGCATCGCCGCAGGTCAGGGGTGCCCCCGGGCAGAATCGAACTGCCGACACCCGCTTCAGGAGGACGGTCGACATCATCGACCGTGGCCGTCACCAGGCAACCCTGTCCTCAGGGCTATCGACTTCGGTCGACTGTGGTTGCTGTGCTCAACGCGATTTCATGCCCACGGCCATGCCCACGACCGTGGGTTGTGTGCCTCGCGACGCGTGCGGTGGTGAGGCGGGTCAGGGCGCCGATCCGAATCGGGCGAGGTATCTATGAGCCACGAAGATCGTGATCACTTGCCTTAGGGCTTCGTCAGGCGCTTCACCGCGCCACACCTCCTCCCCGTTGATCCGCGCTACGTACTCACGCGCACCTACCGCCTCGACTCGGTACTCGATGTGAGTGTCGTCCTCGCCGTGAGGTCGTATCGATATCTGGTTCTGAGCCCATGCTTGCTCTTGGGCCACGCGCATGAGAAAGGCGGATTGACTCATCTCGAGATTTCGGGACGTGGCGAAGTCCGAGATCCACCCTCGAATCTGGTGAGCGAACTGCCCGAGCACCTCGCGCTGGAGGGCCCGGTCCTGGTGCTGGAGCCGGCCGCTGCCGCCGGTCTGGTGCGCGCGGCGTTGTCGCTCGCCGACCGCAACCGCGCGGGGGCTGTCGTCGCGTCCGCCGAGCGGGCCGCCGCACAACGCCCGGACCATCCGTCCCTCGTCGCAGCCGCGAGGCACGCGCGGGCGGTTCTCGACCGCGACGCCGACCTGCTCATCAGGGTGTCGTACGAGCATGCGGACGCATGGGCGCAAGCCTCGGCCGCGGAGGACGGCGCCGTCGTCCTCGCCGAGACCGGCGACCACAACCGTGCGCTCGAGCAGCTCTTGCGCGCGCACGCCGGCTACGAGTCCCTCAACGCCTGCCGTGACGTCGACGGCGTGCACGCCCGGCTGCGCGCGCTGGGCGTGCGGAGCCGGCACTGGGCGGTCGTCGAGCGACCGGCCTTCGGCTGGGACAGCCTTACCGAGACCGAACGGCGCGTGGTCGACCTCGCCATCGAGGGACTGCCCAACTGCCAGATCGCGGCGCAGATGTTCCTGTCGCCGCACACGATCGCCTTTCACCTGCGCCGGGTGTTCCGCAAGCTCGGTATCAGCTCCCGAGTGCAGCTCGCGCGCCAGAGGCACGAGGGCTCGGTCAGCATCACTCACGACGCGACGCAGCACAGGGTTGCGCAATGACCTTTGACTCCGCCTTCCTCGTGAGGCGCGACGTTGAGCGGGCCGACGTTCTCATCGGAGGCACCCGGTGGCGGCAGACTGTTGCGCCCGCGGCACGTCCTCGTCCAGCCCGACTGCCGCAGCCGCGGGCCGGCAATCGGGCTCACCGCGCGGGGACGTCGGGCTCGTTCACTGCGGGCCGGTGACGGAGCCGGACGGCGCGCGCGTGCGCGTCGTCGCCGACGGCGCCGCGACGTCGCTCGTCGAGTTCGGCCAAACGCTGCGCGTGGCCGTAGAGAACCACGACGTCGTCCGCCGAGAGCAGGGTGCCACCGTCGGGTATTCCCACGTACTCGCCGTTGGCCCGGAGTATGCCCAGCACGTGCACCCCCTCGTCCGGCAAGCTGAGTTCGCGCAGCGGCCGCGCGGTGAGCCAGTCATCCCGGTGTAGTCGCAGCTGTCCGGCCGCGAACCGTCCCGCACCCCGAGCAGACGCGCGTAGTCGCGCAACTCCAGATCGGTCCAACGGCACAGT includes these proteins:
- a CDS encoding type IV toxin-antitoxin system AbiEi family antitoxin domain-containing protein; translation: MQHEEARPAISILRLADVAASQWGLVTTAQAGAVGVSPQSVAKLARNGTLERLAHGVYRLAGSPADPLDDLRAAWLALDPERTVGQRLADQTPDVVSDRSAAVLFGYGNLDADRHDFTVRIRRQSRRPDVRFHRRVLGRKDWTIRGGLPVTTPRITIGDLAAAHLDGDHLAGIVRDAVLDGGAHPDDVAAALRPHAHTYGAPLGDGTELLHRLLVKAGVPSGLTAVVALVGARRAEQSVGPIA
- a CDS encoding helix-turn-helix transcriptional regulator, producing MSELPEHLALEGPVLVLEPAAAAGLVRAALSLADRNRAGAVVASAERAAAQRPDHPSLVAAARHARAVLDRDADLLIRVSYEHADAWAQASAAEDGAVVLAETGDHNRALEQLLRAHAGYESLNACRDVDGVHARLRALGVRSRHWAVVERPAFGWDSLTETERRVVDLAIEGLPNCQIAAQMFLSPHTIAFHLRRVFRKLGISSRVQLARQRHEGSVSITHDATQHRVAQ
- a CDS encoding Ltp family lipoprotein gives rise to the protein MSLDAPQVPQFSKQDAKAQAAAAKAYAKAQRNWFGRHKILTGIGALFVVGAIGGGISGAGGSHVKPTASTAPATGDAGSTSQSVQAAPATSAVTTPSMTTGEKNALGSAKQYLSISAFSRKGLIQQLSSAAGDGYSVADATFAADNSGANWDTEAAQAAKQYLSISSFSYNGLVQQLSSSAGDGYTLAQAQYGAHSAGLS
- a CDS encoding nucleotidyl transferase AbiEii/AbiGii toxin family protein, which codes for MTDRQDTYASDEAFRRAVADRLRTQAQRCGRPVNQVRREFAFQRFLARVFADPDAPWVLKGGAAMLARLPDARHSREVDLYHPGRHTELPEALAELTAALDTTALDRLRFVLESSRPISDDAADLRFAAYVGATVLDRFTVDLTLHLRPVAGTEHVRPSHVLDLPGLPEMPQLRLYPVHDQLADKICAMYARYGEAAAPSTRYRDLVDIVLVLRQVTLDARELRQAVTDEALRRHVDLPAEITLPGSAWTTGYRSAAADSPLPRDLHDPGAAIALLATCVQPVLDRTIPRGTWDPTAARWQRHR